The following are encoded in a window of Synergistota bacterium genomic DNA:
- a CDS encoding ATP-binding protein produces MKFWNREKEIKWLKKYLQTEPNAILFIYGPKSSGKSTL; encoded by the coding sequence ATGAAATTCTGGAATAGAGAAAAAGAAATAAAATGGCTTAAAAAATACCTACAAACCGAACCTAACGCAATACTATTCATATACGGACCTAAATCAAGCGGGAAAAGCACACT